A section of the Deltaproteobacteria bacterium genome encodes:
- a CDS encoding acyl-CoA desaturase, which yields MRGLRSLRAPPPLLPPLRGSEDESRRHVTALGLGLRNAAPARRDSRTRAARDALADRPRDARHATGARRALRADPGTARVGARNLGLHARARAGTIARITPNLSHERAANQAERDDVRAGEPTSFRQLRSELEALGCFEPAPLAPLVDAALTFAGALALFVLAARSPLWAGIPLFAIASVLHARIGWAMHDAAHGNLFGNRPIDEVLTWVFCFILGEFPSGWRHGHNAHHRAPNVRSIDRDKRERWEPDRRYRSRVWAAIDVLVLVRRNGLTLPRLLALLGVRDAFYTKDHRPDRFRGELANSLAGTAVILAIFVFLYGPWGVALYIPYSWIAGVYLNWIFAGNHYEKPAWDEPPALDFAALQIVTTSNYTGGAAIRALCGGLENHIEHHLFTSMPRRHLRRAAPVVRRYCASRGLPYMERTLTAATRSVLDFHTVGVRR from the coding sequence ATTCGGGGCCTACGGTCGCTTCGCGCGCCGCCACCACTTCTACCACCACTTCGCGGATCCGAAGACGAATCACGGCGTCACGTCACCGCTCTGGGACTGGGTCTTCGGAACGCTGCGCCCGCCAGGCGTGATTCGCGTACCCGAGCGGCTCGCGATGCGCTGGCTGATCGACCCCGAGACGCGCGCCATGCGACCGGAGCACGCCGAGCACTACGAGCTGATCCCGGCACGGCGCGGGTAGGCGCGCGGAATCTCGGGCTTCACGCGCGAGCGAGAGCGGGTACAATCGCGCGCATCACTCCAAACCTCTCCCATGAGCGCGCAGCGAACCAAGCCGAGCGCGACGACGTCCGAGCCGGCGAACCGACTTCATTTCGGCAGTTGAGGAGCGAGCTCGAGGCGCTCGGCTGCTTCGAGCCGGCGCCGCTCGCGCCGCTGGTCGACGCCGCGCTCACCTTCGCCGGCGCGCTGGCCCTGTTCGTGCTCGCGGCGCGGTCTCCGCTCTGGGCCGGCATTCCCCTATTCGCGATCGCGTCGGTGCTTCACGCGCGGATCGGCTGGGCGATGCACGACGCCGCCCACGGCAACCTGTTCGGGAATCGCCCGATCGACGAGGTTCTCACCTGGGTCTTCTGCTTCATCCTGGGCGAGTTTCCGTCGGGCTGGAGGCACGGTCACAACGCGCACCATCGCGCGCCCAACGTTCGCAGCATCGACCGCGACAAGCGAGAGCGCTGGGAGCCCGATCGGCGCTATCGCTCGCGCGTGTGGGCGGCCATCGACGTGCTGGTCCTCGTGCGGCGCAACGGCCTCACGCTGCCGCGACTGCTGGCGCTGCTGGGCGTGCGCGACGCGTTCTACACGAAGGACCACCGACCGGATCGGTTTCGCGGTGAGCTCGCGAACTCGCTCGCGGGTACGGCCGTCATCCTGGCGATCTTCGTGTTCCTCTATGGTCCCTGGGGCGTCGCCTTGTACATCCCCTACAGCTGGATCGCGGGCGTCTACCTGAACTGGATCTTTGCCGGAAACCACTACGAGAAGCCGGCCTGGGACGAGCCGCCCGCGCTCGACTTCGCCGCGCTGCAGATCGTGACGACGAGCAACTACACCGGCGGCGCCGCGATCCGCGCGCTCTGCGGCGGCCTCGAGAACCACATCGAGCACCACCTGTTCACGAGCATGCCCCGCCGCCACCTGCGGCGGGCGGCGCCGGTCGTGCGGCGCTACTGCGCTTCGCGCGGCCTGCCCTACATGGAGCGAACGCTCACCGCCGCGACCCGCAGCGTGCTCGACTTCCACACGGTGGGCGTCCGCCGCTAG
- a CDS encoding SulP family inorganic anion transporter: MLRSDERSEAVVTERSANGSSLRFDLVAGLTAAAVVLPKAMAYASVAGLPVEVGLYTAFLPMVIYALLGSSRVLSVSSTTTVAILAGTQLGLAVPDGDPGRLLVAVATLGALVGVALILAAALRLGFVANFISAPVLTGFKAGIGLVIVLDQAPKLLGVHVAKAGFFRDVGTFAQHVPETSLITAAVAGATLLVLIGIERLRPQLPAPLVAIGGGIAASWYLGLHDLGVATVGRIPTGLPTLTLPDLALAQQMIPGALGIALMSFTETIAAGRAFADRSDPPIDANRELIATGAANLGGAFTGGMPAGGGTSQTAVVRAADGRSQKASLVTAAAAGLTMLLLAPLIGLMPHATLAAVVIVYSVGLIAPAEFVAIRKVRTMEFRWALIACLGVLVFGTLKGIVVAIIVSLIGLASQTVRPQVYVIGRKRGADVLRPLSPEHPDDETFPGLLIARPEGRIYFLNAQSVAEKLNELVARYQPRVFALDLSRVPDIEYSGLQLLIEAERRAQTRGFELWLVGLNPGVLEVVRRSGLAERLGRERLLFNAREAIARHSNPDRSLES, encoded by the coding sequence ATGCTCCGATCCGACGAGAGATCCGAAGCCGTCGTGACCGAGCGAAGCGCGAACGGGAGCTCGCTGCGCTTCGATCTCGTCGCAGGCCTCACGGCCGCCGCGGTGGTGCTGCCCAAGGCGATGGCGTACGCGAGCGTGGCCGGGCTGCCGGTCGAAGTGGGTCTCTACACCGCCTTCCTGCCGATGGTGATCTATGCGCTGCTCGGGTCCTCGCGGGTGCTGAGCGTCAGCTCCACCACGACGGTGGCGATCCTGGCCGGCACACAGCTGGGGTTGGCCGTGCCGGATGGAGATCCGGGCCGTCTGCTCGTCGCCGTCGCCACGCTTGGCGCGTTGGTCGGTGTCGCGCTGATCCTGGCCGCCGCGCTTCGGCTCGGCTTCGTCGCGAACTTCATCTCGGCGCCGGTCCTGACCGGCTTCAAGGCGGGGATCGGCCTGGTGATCGTGCTCGACCAGGCGCCGAAGCTTCTGGGCGTCCACGTCGCGAAGGCGGGTTTCTTCCGCGACGTGGGGACGTTCGCGCAGCACGTGCCCGAGACATCGCTCATCACGGCCGCCGTGGCGGGTGCGACGCTGCTGGTGCTGATCGGGATCGAGCGCCTCCGGCCGCAGCTGCCGGCGCCGCTGGTCGCGATCGGGGGCGGCATCGCGGCCTCGTGGTATCTCGGTCTGCACGACCTCGGTGTCGCGACGGTCGGACGGATACCGACGGGGCTTCCGACACTCACGCTTCCCGACCTCGCGCTCGCGCAGCAGATGATTCCCGGTGCGCTCGGCATTGCGCTCATGAGCTTCACCGAGACGATCGCGGCCGGGCGCGCCTTCGCCGACCGAAGCGATCCCCCGATCGACGCCAACCGTGAGCTGATCGCGACCGGCGCAGCGAACCTGGGCGGCGCGTTCACCGGCGGCATGCCGGCCGGCGGCGGCACCTCGCAGACCGCGGTGGTCCGCGCGGCGGACGGCCGCTCGCAGAAAGCATCGCTCGTCACGGCCGCGGCCGCGGGGCTGACCATGCTTCTGCTCGCGCCCCTGATCGGCCTGATGCCCCACGCGACGCTGGCCGCGGTCGTGATCGTGTACTCGGTCGGACTGATCGCGCCCGCGGAGTTCGTGGCGATCCGAAAGGTGCGCACGATGGAGTTCCGCTGGGCGCTGATCGCCTGCCTCGGCGTGCTGGTGTTCGGCACGCTGAAGGGCATCGTCGTCGCGATCATCGTGTCGCTGATCGGCCTGGCCAGTCAGACCGTCCGGCCGCAGGTGTACGTGATCGGGCGCAAACGGGGCGCCGACGTGCTGCGCCCGCTTTCCCCGGAGCATCCGGACGACGAGACGTTCCCCGGCCTGCTGATCGCGCGGCCCGAGGGCCGCATCTACTTTCTGAACGCGCAGAGTGTCGCGGAGAAGCTCAACGAGCTGGTCGCCCGGTACCAGCCGCGCGTGTTCGCGCTCGACCTCTCTCGGGTGCCCGACATCGAATACTCCGGGCTGCAGCTGTTGATCGAGGCCGAACGACGCGCACAGACGCGCGGCTTCGAGCTCTGGCTGGTCGGACTGAATCCGGGCGTGCTCGAGGTGGTGCGTCGCTCCGGCCTGGCCGAGCGCCTCGGCCGCGAGCGCCTGCTCTTCAACGCGCGCGAGGCGATCGCGCGCCATTCGAATCCTGACCGATCGCTCGAGTCCTAG
- a CDS encoding carboxymuconolactone decarboxylase family protein: MPRLRQVSRAEAAPSVLKIYDLLFGSRDPVAQPGTATGTPGNWWTVFALVPDVFDHAVAGFGLYRSPKRLIDPKIRELAMMRAGYARGSQFVFSQHCKAARALGMPEAQIHDIPAWPTSNAYSALERAVLAYTDDLVLQGGRVSDDTFAALRAGLSDEQVLELTYITCTYELHATMSRALRLEYDDRDDPIVEA; encoded by the coding sequence ATGCCGCGTCTACGCCAGGTTTCGCGCGCCGAAGCCGCTCCGTCGGTGCTGAAGATCTACGACCTGCTCTTCGGGTCGCGCGATCCCGTCGCTCAGCCGGGCACCGCGACCGGCACGCCGGGGAACTGGTGGACCGTCTTCGCGCTCGTGCCCGACGTCTTCGATCACGCCGTCGCCGGATTCGGGCTGTACCGGAGCCCCAAGCGCCTGATCGATCCGAAGATCCGAGAGCTCGCGATGATGCGCGCCGGCTACGCGCGCGGCAGCCAGTTCGTGTTCTCACAGCATTGCAAGGCCGCGCGCGCGCTCGGCATGCCCGAGGCGCAGATCCACGACATCCCCGCCTGGCCGACCTCGAACGCCTACTCCGCGCTCGAGCGCGCGGTGCTCGCGTACACCGACGATCTGGTGCTGCAGGGCGGACGCGTCTCCGACGACACGTTCGCGGCGCTGCGCGCGGGCCTCTCCGACGAGCAGGTGCTCGAGCTCACCTACATCACCTGCACCTATGAGCTGCACGCGACGATGTCGCGCGCGCTCCGGCTCGAGTACGACGATCGCGACGACCCGATCGTCGAGGCCTAG
- a CDS encoding DUF4281 domain-containing protein, whose product MNPATLFTLANVLPLPIWLIWLIAPRSSVSRRLVESLWPWQILAALYLVFICIAFSGAGAAPVADGGAAPSFNSLAGVMAFFDSEWGTLAGWVHYLCFDLFVARWIMGDAPGGGHRLAPVLFLTLMAGPVGLLLYLSARGFFRGSARGAASA is encoded by the coding sequence ATGAATCCTGCGACCCTGTTCACGCTCGCGAACGTGCTTCCGCTGCCGATCTGGCTGATCTGGCTGATCGCGCCGCGCTCCAGTGTCTCTCGTCGTCTGGTCGAGTCACTCTGGCCGTGGCAGATCCTGGCCGCGCTCTACCTGGTCTTCATCTGCATCGCGTTCTCCGGCGCGGGCGCCGCCCCGGTGGCCGATGGCGGCGCCGCGCCGAGCTTCAACAGCCTGGCCGGAGTCATGGCGTTCTTCGACAGCGAGTGGGGCACGCTCGCCGGCTGGGTGCACTACCTGTGCTTCGATCTGTTCGTCGCGCGCTGGATCATGGGCGACGCGCCGGGCGGGGGGCATCGCCTGGCGCCGGTCCTGTTCCTCACGCTGATGGCGGGGCCGGTGGGTCTGCTGCTCTACCTGTCTGCGCGCGGATTCTTCCGCGGCAGCGCCCGCGGGGCCGCCTCCGCCTAG
- a CDS encoding ferritin-like domain-containing protein codes for MPDSPASVRELCIQILACGELEAKLAPVVRADGSWLPDFEPGPPLVFDRPARARELEMRGGAQKLPRPGVLSDPLARIVCLRRFAHHELMAVELFAWALLLWPDAPPELRRGWCLALADEQRHCRMYLERLRAHGAALGGEPLSDYFWKHAAAIRAHERGPAAFLAGIGLTLEQASLDFTLIFADGFRRGGDEESARVSEVIHADERRHVRLAAEWLGPLSPDDEDELTAYRRSVPFPLGAARAKGRTFSVEARRASGLSEALIEHVRAARPENERPPGKPAARP; via the coding sequence ATGCCCGACTCGCCGGCCAGCGTCCGTGAGCTCTGCATCCAGATCCTCGCCTGCGGGGAGCTCGAGGCAAAGCTCGCGCCGGTCGTGCGCGCGGACGGGAGCTGGCTTCCGGACTTCGAGCCCGGGCCGCCGCTCGTCTTCGACCGGCCCGCGCGCGCGCGGGAGCTCGAGATGCGGGGCGGAGCGCAAAAACTGCCGCGACCGGGCGTGCTCTCCGATCCGCTGGCTCGGATCGTCTGCCTGCGGCGCTTCGCGCACCACGAGCTGATGGCCGTGGAGCTCTTCGCCTGGGCGCTCCTGCTCTGGCCGGACGCCCCGCCGGAGCTGCGCCGCGGCTGGTGCCTGGCGCTCGCCGACGAGCAGCGACACTGCCGCATGTACCTCGAGCGGCTTCGCGCGCACGGCGCCGCGCTCGGCGGCGAGCCGCTCTCCGACTACTTCTGGAAGCACGCGGCCGCGATTCGCGCGCACGAGCGCGGGCCGGCGGCGTTCCTCGCGGGGATCGGCCTCACGCTCGAGCAGGCGAGTCTCGACTTCACACTTATCTTCGCCGACGGCTTCCGGCGCGGCGGGGACGAGGAGAGCGCGCGCGTCTCCGAGGTGATCCACGCGGACGAGCGGCGCCACGTGCGGCTCGCCGCCGAATGGCTCGGTCCGCTCTCGCCCGACGACGAGGACGAGCTCACCGCCTATCGCCGTTCCGTGCCGTTTCCGCTCGGCGCCGCGCGCGCGAAGGGCCGCACGTTCAGCGTCGAGGCGCGCCGCGCCTCGGGGCTCTCGGAGGCGCTGATCGAGCACGTGCGCGCGGCGCGGCCCGAGAACGAGCGACCGCCGGGGAAGCCGGCAGCGCGGCCGTGA